A part of Vigna radiata var. radiata cultivar VC1973A chromosome 11, Vradiata_ver6, whole genome shotgun sequence genomic DNA contains:
- the LOC106777192 gene encoding transcription factor HHO2, whose amino-acid sequence MLSRKMGFREYIEALEEERRKIQVFPKELPLSLELVTQAIEGCRQQLFGTVTEYNLNGQSECSEQTSTDEGPVFEEFIPIKKGAAQDSVEEEEEEENEDEDEQHSHQHRKTTSDKKKSDWLRSVQLWNSNPPPTKEDVPRKANVVEVKRNGGAFQPFQREEKSAIVDGKANNYASAIGKTPSSPPVPATSSTGPVRIDSRKEEKGQTQRKQRRCWSQELHKRFLHALQQLGGADSATPKQIRELMKVDGLTNDEVKSHLQKFRLHTRRSPIIHNNGNSQAAPLFLVGNIFVQPPEYGVVATSTASGGELTTVTAPTGIYAPVAAHPPLVTNTPIMNHSPSKERPNDNNNNSAQSNSPASSSSTHTITTT is encoded by the exons atgcTTTCCCGGAAAATGGGTTTCCGTGAGTACATCGAAGCATTGGaggaagaaaggagaaaaattcAAGTTTTCCCTAAAGAGCTTCCTCTGTCGTTGGAGCTTGTCACGCAAG CAATTGAGGGGTGCAGGCAGCAATTGTTTGGAACGGTTACGGAGTACAATTTGAATGGCCAATCGGAGTGTTCGGAGCAGACATCAACGGATGAAGGACCTGTTTTTGAGGAGTTCATTCCTATTAAGAAAGGAGCAGCTCAAGATTCTgttgaagaagaggaagaagaagaaaatgaagatgaagatgagcaACATTCTCATCAGCACAGGAAAACCACTTCTGATAAAAAGAAATCAGATTGGCTTAGATCTGTTCAGTTGTGGAATTCCAATCCCCCTCCTACCAAAGag GATGTGCCTAGAAAAGCAAATGTTGTTGAAGTGAAGAGAAACGGTGGAGCTTTTCAACCGTTCCAAAGAGAGGAAAAAAGTGCTATAGTTGACGGAAAGGCTAATAACTATGCATCAGCAATTGGTAAAACACCGTCTTCACCACCAGTTCCTGCTACAAGTTCCACGGGACCAGTGAGAATAGACAGCAGAAAAGAGGAGAAAGGACAGACTCAGAGAAAGCAACGACGATGTTGGTCACAGGAATTGCACAAGCGATTCTTGCATGCCCTTCAGCAACTTGGTGGTGCAGATT CTGCCACGCCCAAACAGATCAGGGAGCTAATGAAGGTTGATGGCCTCACCAATGATGAAGTAAAAAGCCACTTGCAG AAATTTCGTCTGCACACTAGAAGAAGTCCCATAATACACAACAATGGAAATTCACAAGCAGCACCTTTGTTTCTTGTGGGGAACATTTTTGTGCAGCCACCAGAATATGGTGTAGTAGCTACCTCAACAGCTTCTGGAGGAGAATTGACCACAGTTACTGCTCCAACTGGAATATATGCACCTGTGGCTGCACATCCTCCACTTGTCACAAACACTCCAATAATGAACCATTCACCTTCAAAAGAAAGGcctaatgataataataataatagtgctCAATCAAACTCACCTGCCTCATCATCTTCTACACACACAATCACAACTACTTAA